One region of Azoarcus sp. CIB genomic DNA includes:
- a CDS encoding asparagine synthase-related protein, with amino-acid sequence MLMNTRRILCGWVNLAEADAAPPGALQAMFAADAAGEPGALLEMHGAGCIATGSATSWLAQHAGARHTAALLGRPRWTDAATAAHAAEHGHAAAAIRRYGEVGDRLLDDLQGNFALVLVDLAKGRALLAVDRTGIERLCFARVGSLLVFSTSARAVAAHPAVNAALDRQALYEYLYCHMVPSPDTAFRAVEKLLPAQCLVATGGDTTRHFYWAMPFAPDNGADEAHQERTFSQLLRQSVQRHVDELPVGAFLSGGTDSSTVTGLLGEVSGKPARTFSIGFDAEGFDELDYARITARHFGADATEFYVTPEHVAEALPLIAAAYDEPFGNASAVPTYFCARIAREHGIEAMLAGDGGDEFFGGNARYAKQGVFEHYHSLAPGLRRMLEPLVLNFPLGSALMPVRKAQSYIRQARIPLPDRLETYNFLHRDPLTEIFEKEFLAAVDTERPLALMREAYFRAASPEPVDRMMHLDHKITLADNDLRKVSRMCEAAGVEVRFPFLDEDLIAFSGTLAVRQKVSGTRLRVFFKQALRDFLPGETITKSKHGFGLPFGLWLAADGPLRSQAVAALDSLARRGIVRPDYLQKLWREHSSGHASYYGVMIWVLTQLELWLQRNGGPAEP; translated from the coding sequence ATGCTCATGAACACTCGACGGATCCTGTGCGGCTGGGTAAATCTCGCGGAGGCTGATGCTGCCCCGCCGGGGGCGCTGCAGGCAATGTTCGCTGCCGATGCGGCCGGCGAACCCGGAGCCCTGCTCGAAATGCACGGCGCGGGCTGCATCGCGACGGGGTCGGCGACAAGCTGGCTGGCCCAGCACGCCGGCGCACGCCATACGGCAGCGTTGCTCGGACGGCCGCGCTGGACGGACGCGGCGACCGCGGCCCACGCGGCTGAGCACGGCCACGCTGCGGCCGCAATCCGGCGTTACGGTGAGGTCGGCGATCGACTCCTGGATGATCTCCAGGGGAACTTCGCGTTGGTCCTGGTCGACCTGGCGAAGGGCCGAGCGTTGCTGGCCGTCGACCGCACCGGCATCGAGCGCCTGTGTTTCGCACGGGTGGGCTCCCTGTTGGTGTTTTCCACCAGCGCGCGCGCCGTCGCCGCACATCCGGCGGTCAATGCCGCACTCGACCGCCAGGCACTGTACGAATACCTGTATTGCCACATGGTGCCCAGTCCCGACACCGCGTTTCGCGCGGTCGAGAAGCTGCTGCCGGCGCAATGTCTGGTAGCGACCGGGGGAGACACGACGCGGCACTTCTACTGGGCGATGCCCTTTGCACCGGACAACGGGGCAGACGAGGCGCACCAGGAACGAACGTTCAGCCAGCTCCTGCGTCAGTCGGTGCAGCGCCACGTGGATGAGCTGCCGGTCGGAGCCTTCCTGTCCGGAGGAACCGACAGCTCGACGGTTACCGGCCTGCTCGGCGAGGTCAGCGGCAAGCCGGCACGCACCTTCTCGATCGGCTTCGACGCCGAGGGCTTTGACGAGCTCGATTACGCGCGCATCACGGCCCGGCATTTCGGTGCCGACGCGACCGAGTTCTACGTCACCCCTGAGCATGTCGCCGAGGCGTTGCCGCTCATTGCCGCCGCCTATGACGAACCCTTCGGCAACGCGTCGGCCGTGCCGACGTACTTCTGCGCCCGCATCGCGCGCGAACACGGCATCGAGGCGATGCTCGCGGGTGACGGCGGCGACGAATTCTTCGGCGGCAACGCGCGCTATGCCAAGCAGGGAGTGTTCGAGCATTACCACTCGCTCGCGCCGGGGCTGCGGCGCATGCTCGAGCCGCTCGTGCTGAATTTTCCGCTCGGATCGGCGTTGATGCCGGTGCGCAAGGCACAGAGCTACATCCGACAGGCGCGCATCCCGCTGCCCGACCGTCTGGAAACCTACAACTTCCTGCATCGCGATCCGCTCACGGAAATCTTCGAGAAGGAGTTCCTCGCCGCGGTCGACACCGAACGTCCGCTGGCGCTGATGCGCGAGGCGTACTTTCGCGCCGCATCGCCGGAACCGGTCGACCGCATGATGCATCTCGATCACAAGATCACGCTGGCCGACAACGATCTGCGCAAGGTGTCGCGGATGTGCGAGGCCGCGGGGGTCGAGGTGCGCTTTCCCTTCCTCGACGAGGATCTGATCGCCTTCTCCGGAACGCTGGCCGTGCGCCAGAAAGTGAGCGGCACCCGCCTGCGTGTATTTTTCAAACAGGCGCTGCGCGACTTCCTGCCGGGCGAGACGATCACCAAATCCAAGCATGGTTTCGGCCTGCCGTTCGGCCTGTGGCTGGCCGCCGACGGCCCGCTGCGTTCGCAGGCGGTCGCCGCACTGGACAGCCTCGCCCGTCGCGGGATCGTTCGTCCGGACTATCTGCAGAAGCTGTGGCGGGAACATTCGTCGGGCCATGCGAGCTATTACGGCGTCATGATCTGGGTACTGACCCAACTGGAACTCTGGCTGCAGCGGAATGGCGGTCCGGCCGAACCTTGA
- a CDS encoding putative O-glycosylation ligase, exosortase A system-associated, with translation MRDIAVTFAVFATLPFILRRPWIGILVWTWLGFMNPHRLAWGFSTTMPFAYIVALTTLIAMLLSKEPKRIPWERESVVLLLFVVWMLVTTIFAAYPIFAWPQFEKVIKIQLMIFVAMILINTPERLKALVWTIALSLAFYGVKGGIFTIVNGGVYRVQGPSGTFIEGNNELGLALAMTVPLLYFLARSTVHGWLRPAVYVATLLTATAAIGTQSRGALLGMAAMGLVFWLKARHKFLVIVLGGLSILMIWLIMPEAWYERMATINTYQEDQSALGRINAWWMAFHLAMDRPLGGGFETFQREMFYLYAPDPSNVRDVHSIYFEVLGEHGFVGLFLFLLLAVFTWRSAGAVARAVKPDSEHAWLGDLAAMVQVSIVAYLAAGAFLGMAYFDYYYNLVLIVVVARVLVREAEAAGRRTVGLAARAAPAAVPVKVRPDRHSAAARVPVGSVPRS, from the coding sequence ATGCGCGACATCGCAGTAACGTTTGCGGTCTTCGCAACCCTGCCGTTCATCCTCCGGCGGCCGTGGATCGGAATCCTCGTGTGGACGTGGCTCGGTTTCATGAATCCGCATCGCCTCGCGTGGGGGTTCAGCACGACGATGCCCTTCGCCTACATCGTGGCGCTGACGACGCTGATCGCGATGTTGCTGTCGAAGGAGCCGAAGCGCATCCCGTGGGAGCGGGAGTCCGTTGTGTTGCTGCTTTTTGTCGTGTGGATGCTGGTCACGACGATATTTGCGGCTTACCCGATCTTTGCCTGGCCACAATTCGAGAAGGTCATCAAGATCCAACTGATGATCTTCGTCGCGATGATCCTCATCAACACACCCGAGAGGCTCAAAGCCCTCGTATGGACGATCGCCTTGTCCTTGGCGTTCTACGGGGTCAAGGGCGGCATCTTCACGATCGTCAATGGCGGGGTGTACCGTGTGCAAGGGCCGTCGGGCACCTTCATCGAGGGCAACAACGAGCTTGGTCTCGCCCTTGCGATGACCGTGCCGCTCCTGTACTTCCTTGCGCGCAGCACCGTGCATGGCTGGCTGCGGCCCGCGGTGTACGTCGCAACCCTGCTCACGGCGACCGCGGCGATCGGCACGCAGTCGCGCGGCGCGTTGCTGGGCATGGCAGCGATGGGTTTGGTGTTCTGGCTCAAGGCGCGACACAAGTTTCTCGTCATCGTACTTGGCGGACTGTCGATTCTGATGATCTGGCTGATCATGCCGGAGGCGTGGTACGAACGCATGGCGACGATCAATACCTACCAGGAGGACCAGTCCGCGCTGGGGCGCATCAACGCGTGGTGGATGGCGTTTCATCTTGCGATGGACCGGCCGCTGGGCGGCGGTTTCGAAACCTTCCAGCGCGAAATGTTCTATCTGTACGCGCCCGATCCATCCAACGTTCGTGACGTGCACTCGATCTATTTCGAAGTGCTGGGCGAACACGGCTTCGTCGGCCTGTTCCTGTTCCTGCTGCTGGCGGTATTCACCTGGCGGTCGGCGGGCGCCGTCGCGAGGGCTGTCAAACCGGATTCCGAGCATGCTTGGCTGGGCGATCTTGCCGCGATGGTGCAGGTCAGCATCGTCGCCTATCTCGCGGCGGGAGCCTTCCTTGGCATGGCGTACTTTGACTACTACTACAACCTCGTGCTGATCGTGGTGGTCGCGAGAGTACTGGTGCGTGAAGCCGAAGCCGCCGGGAGGCGTACGGTTGGTCTCGCTGCACGGGCGGCGCCTGCGGCAGTGCCGGTCAAGGTTCGGCCGGACCGCCATTCCGCTGCAGCCAGAGTTCCAGTTGGGTCAGTACCCAGATCATGA
- a CDS encoding formyl transferase: MSRLRLLILCGGAPRHLHFANALCRRADVLAIVQESGGEWNREKILRVLRPKTLSSKAWRWLRDRRRYTGDREAKFFFGDVPATLDRADLVRSFPTVNHPGVADLVAALSPDLIAVFGTSLIKGALLEAGRPRLVNLHGGLSPQYRGADCTFWALHNGEPEQVGCTIHYIDPGIDTGSLIAHASPEVRPGDDELTLFWRAVAHSTDVFAELLDRFAAGERFGQRQPGRGRLYQVKDRLLRHERALARRMPHGIPAGIRLPARTRWFPADETRDIREVDTACATSQ, translated from the coding sequence ATGAGCCGGCTGCGCCTGCTGATCCTTTGCGGCGGGGCGCCGCGTCACCTGCATTTCGCGAATGCCTTGTGCCGGCGCGCCGACGTCCTCGCGATCGTTCAGGAAAGCGGAGGGGAGTGGAACCGCGAGAAGATCCTGCGGGTGCTGCGACCGAAGACTTTGTCCAGCAAAGCCTGGCGCTGGCTGCGCGACCGGAGGCGCTACACGGGCGACCGCGAGGCGAAGTTCTTCTTCGGCGACGTGCCGGCCACGCTCGATCGCGCTGACCTCGTCCGCAGCTTTCCGACCGTGAATCATCCCGGCGTGGCCGATCTCGTCGCCGCGTTGTCGCCCGATCTCATCGCCGTGTTCGGTACGTCGCTGATCAAGGGAGCGTTGCTGGAGGCAGGCCGTCCGCGGCTCGTCAATCTGCATGGGGGCCTTTCGCCGCAGTATCGTGGCGCCGACTGCACGTTCTGGGCGCTGCACAACGGCGAGCCGGAACAGGTGGGCTGCACCATCCACTACATCGATCCCGGCATCGACACCGGCAGCCTCATCGCCCATGCCAGCCCCGAAGTCAGGCCCGGCGACGACGAGCTGACGCTGTTCTGGCGCGCGGTCGCGCACAGCACCGATGTCTTCGCGGAACTCCTCGATCGTTTCGCCGCGGGCGAGCGCTTTGGTCAGCGGCAGCCGGGACGGGGGCGGCTCTATCAGGTGAAGGACCGCCTGCTGCGGCACGAGCGTGCGCTTGCCCGGCGGATGCCACACGGCATTCCGGCCGGCATCCGTCTACCGGCGCGTACCCGCTGGTTTCCTGCGGATGAGACGCGGGATATTCGTGAGGTCGACACCGCATGCGCGACATCGCAGTAA
- a CDS encoding prenyltransferase/squalene oxidase repeat-containing protein: MNSLAVLRLPLRYKPWSPRHARLILNDLGGAARQPEREHRMHLQAAIDWLCRAQDVRMRESDAGGVSAGWSFEDGWLPGYPETTGYIIETFIAAAEVLERPELLERARRMIDWEMSLQHEDGAFPGHFGEPGSQPVIFNTGQIMHGMIAGAVSLQRTECLDAAVHAGWWLIRQQDSDGCFRRSEHNGVPHVYNTRAIWALVATGLLSGEKGLVDGARRNLDWALTQQTECGWFRTNAFTAGQDPFTHTIAYAIRGFVECGALLDDERYLQAAERAARGMMGVLRDNGGLAGRYGDGWVTTCSYACVTGVAQMALNWLRLGQITGSCDFTAAARRAIGYVKRTQRLADEDDIVRGAIPGSAPIWGDYSRFEFPNWAAKFFADALIMDETGRALPPLVARRECGVPA, translated from the coding sequence ATGAATTCGCTCGCGGTCCTGCGCCTGCCCCTGCGCTACAAGCCGTGGTCGCCGCGCCACGCGCGCCTGATCCTCAACGACCTTGGCGGCGCCGCACGTCAGCCGGAGCGCGAGCACCGCATGCACCTGCAGGCGGCAATCGACTGGCTGTGCCGCGCCCAGGATGTGCGCATGCGCGAGTCCGACGCGGGAGGCGTTTCGGCCGGGTGGAGCTTCGAGGACGGCTGGTTGCCCGGTTACCCCGAGACCACCGGCTACATCATCGAAACCTTCATTGCTGCCGCCGAGGTCCTCGAACGGCCCGAACTCCTTGAACGGGCGCGACGCATGATCGACTGGGAGATGTCGCTGCAGCATGAGGACGGCGCCTTCCCCGGGCATTTCGGCGAGCCCGGCAGCCAACCGGTGATCTTCAATACCGGCCAGATCATGCACGGCATGATCGCCGGGGCGGTTAGCCTGCAGCGCACCGAGTGTCTCGACGCGGCGGTGCACGCCGGCTGGTGGCTCATTCGCCAGCAGGACTCGGACGGTTGTTTCCGGCGCTCGGAGCATAACGGTGTGCCGCACGTCTACAACACGCGGGCGATCTGGGCGCTCGTCGCGACCGGCCTGCTGTCGGGTGAAAAGGGCCTCGTCGATGGCGCGCGGCGCAATCTCGATTGGGCGCTTACCCAGCAGACCGAATGCGGCTGGTTCCGGACCAATGCCTTCACCGCTGGCCAGGACCCGTTCACGCACACGATCGCTTACGCGATCCGGGGATTCGTCGAATGCGGTGCATTGCTCGACGACGAGCGCTACCTGCAGGCCGCGGAGCGCGCAGCGCGCGGAATGATGGGGGTGCTGCGTGACAATGGCGGGCTCGCCGGACGCTATGGAGACGGCTGGGTCACGACCTGCTCCTACGCCTGCGTGACCGGTGTGGCGCAGATGGCCTTGAATTGGCTGCGTCTGGGGCAGATCACCGGTTCGTGCGACTTCACCGCTGCTGCCCGCCGGGCGATCGGCTACGTGAAGAGGACGCAGCGCCTCGCCGACGAGGATGACATCGTGCGCGGCGCAATCCCGGGCTCGGCGCCGATCTGGGGCGACTATTCGCGGTTCGAGTTTCCGAACTGGGCGGCCAAGTTCTTTGCCGATGCGCTGATCATGGACGAGACCGGTCGCGCGCTGCCGCCGCTTGTGGCGCGGCGCGAGTGCGGGGTTCCCGCATGA
- a CDS encoding phenylacetate--CoA ligase family protein, protein MSLPARLVSDALFPLHERLMGRPTFTYLDELERSQWLSRDEIELLQARKLSALLRTAHARSPWFAQRIDEAGLDPHGRELALADLRKLPTMDKADARAHRDEIVWRDAPGGVFPYNTGGSSGVPLSFYFGRARQASDAAGRMRARRWWGVEVGEREVYLWGAPVELNKTDVVKVVRDRLLNQLVLNAFNMSEATMDGYLDAIRAYRPACVYGYASSIALLAAHAQDRGADMRLPTLKVVCTTGEPLFEHQRELIGSVFGVPVANEFGSRDIGFTAHETPEGQMLLISESVVLEVLDAQGQPVASGETGEAVMTGLCSEGQPFIRYRTGDMLRLSAEACRAGRGLHVIDQVAGRQTDFVVRSDGTVMHALAVIYVLRAVDGIKQFKCIQHAPDVIEVQVVPDRGWSPEREAQIATGLRARLGADLRVECRLLDEIPPEASGKHRYVVSHVALAPRLQSATGVTA, encoded by the coding sequence ATGAGCCTGCCTGCCCGACTGGTCAGTGATGCGCTGTTTCCGCTCCACGAGCGCTTGATGGGGCGCCCCACCTTCACGTATCTCGATGAGCTCGAACGTAGCCAGTGGTTGTCGCGCGACGAGATCGAATTGCTGCAGGCGCGCAAGCTCAGCGCATTGTTACGCACGGCACACGCGCGCAGCCCGTGGTTCGCCCAACGGATCGACGAGGCCGGGCTCGACCCTCATGGCCGTGAGCTCGCGCTTGCCGATCTGCGCAAGCTGCCGACGATGGACAAGGCGGACGCCCGCGCCCATCGCGACGAGATCGTCTGGCGCGACGCGCCCGGGGGCGTATTTCCCTACAACACCGGCGGATCCAGCGGCGTGCCGCTGTCCTTCTATTTCGGCCGCGCACGCCAGGCGTCGGACGCAGCGGGGCGCATGCGCGCGCGTCGCTGGTGGGGCGTGGAGGTCGGCGAGCGCGAGGTCTATCTGTGGGGCGCTCCGGTCGAGCTGAACAAGACCGATGTAGTCAAAGTCGTCCGTGATCGACTGCTCAATCAGCTCGTGCTGAATGCGTTCAATATGTCCGAGGCGACGATGGACGGCTATCTCGATGCCATCCGCGCCTACCGGCCTGCGTGCGTGTATGGCTACGCCAGTTCGATCGCGCTGCTGGCGGCGCACGCTCAGGATCGTGGTGCGGACATGCGCCTGCCAACGCTGAAGGTCGTCTGCACGACCGGGGAGCCGCTGTTCGAGCACCAGCGGGAGCTGATCGGTTCGGTATTCGGGGTGCCGGTCGCCAACGAATTCGGCAGCCGCGACATCGGATTCACCGCGCATGAGACGCCGGAAGGGCAGATGCTGCTGATCAGCGAGAGCGTTGTGCTGGAGGTGCTGGATGCGCAGGGTCAGCCCGTTGCCAGCGGCGAGACGGGGGAGGCTGTCATGACCGGCCTGTGTTCGGAGGGGCAGCCCTTCATCCGCTACCGGACCGGCGACATGCTGCGCCTGTCGGCAGAGGCCTGCCGGGCCGGGCGCGGTCTGCACGTCATCGACCAGGTCGCCGGGAGGCAGACCGACTTCGTCGTGCGCTCGGACGGCACGGTCATGCACGCGCTGGCGGTGATCTATGTGCTGCGGGCGGTAGACGGCATCAAGCAGTTCAAGTGCATCCAGCATGCGCCGGACGTGATCGAAGTCCAGGTGGTCCCGGATCGCGGCTGGTCGCCGGAGCGTGAGGCGCAGATTGCGACGGGGCTGAGGGCTCGGTTGGGCGCCGACTTGCGCGTCGAATGCCGGCTGCTCGACGAGATCCCGCCCGAGGCATCAGGCAAACACCGCTATGTGGTCAGTCATGTCGCGCTGGCGCCCCGCCTCCAGTCAGCCACCGGGGTCACGGCATGA
- a CDS encoding glycosyltransferase family 4 protein encodes MNWAGKRIALIGPLPPPAGGIANQTRQLGELLRAEGLDVELVRVNAPYKPAWVRSVKGLRAGFRLVPYLMRLWAAAGRADLMHVMANSGWSWHLFAAPAVWVAVLRGVPVVVNYRGGEADDFLSRSARWVRPTLLRAGGVLVPSGFLREIFSRHGVETHIVPNVVDLARFKPASSRQGGGGAPHIVVARNLEPIYGISVALQAFARILADYPQARLSVAGSGPQAGELERLAAQLGLEGHVCFTGRLDRDEMARLYRDADVMLNPSRVDNTPNSVLEALASGVPVVSTAVGGVPYIVEDGRSALLVPRDDAAAMASAVTRLLRSPELRQQLVECGRREVRRYTWTAVRDTLFAGYTAAVQNGVAPMAAR; translated from the coding sequence GTGAACTGGGCAGGCAAGCGCATCGCACTGATCGGCCCGCTGCCGCCGCCGGCGGGGGGTATCGCGAACCAGACGCGCCAGCTGGGGGAGCTGTTGCGCGCCGAGGGGCTTGATGTGGAGCTCGTCCGGGTGAATGCGCCCTATAAGCCGGCTTGGGTTCGCAGCGTGAAGGGCCTGCGCGCGGGATTCCGGCTGGTCCCTTACCTGATGCGTCTGTGGGCGGCCGCAGGACGGGCCGACCTGATGCATGTGATGGCCAATTCGGGCTGGTCGTGGCACCTTTTTGCCGCGCCGGCGGTGTGGGTTGCCGTACTGCGTGGCGTGCCGGTGGTCGTGAACTACCGTGGCGGCGAGGCGGACGATTTTCTCTCGCGCTCGGCGCGTTGGGTCAGGCCGACGCTCCTGCGGGCCGGTGGCGTACTGGTGCCGTCGGGTTTTCTGCGCGAGATCTTTTCGCGTCATGGGGTCGAAACCCATATCGTGCCCAACGTCGTCGATCTTGCGCGCTTCAAACCCGCTTCGTCACGGCAAGGGGGGGGAGGGGCGCCCCATATTGTGGTCGCGCGCAACCTTGAGCCGATCTACGGAATTTCGGTGGCCCTGCAGGCGTTTGCGCGGATTCTTGCGGATTACCCGCAGGCGCGGCTTTCCGTGGCCGGCTCGGGCCCCCAGGCTGGCGAACTCGAGCGTCTGGCTGCCCAGCTGGGCCTGGAGGGACATGTGTGCTTCACCGGCCGGCTCGATCGCGACGAAATGGCCAGGCTCTATCGTGACGCCGATGTGATGCTGAATCCATCGCGTGTCGACAACACGCCGAATTCCGTACTGGAGGCGCTTGCGAGTGGTGTGCCGGTGGTGAGCACCGCGGTCGGCGGCGTGCCGTATATCGTCGAAGACGGTCGCAGTGCGCTGCTTGTGCCGCGTGATGACGCGGCGGCAATGGCGTCCGCCGTGACGCGTCTGCTGCGCTCGCCGGAGCTCCGCCAGCAATTGGTCGAGTGCGGGCGTCGCGAAGTGCGGCGTTATACCTGGACGGCCGTGCGCGACACGCTGTTCGCCGGCTACACGGCCGCCGTGCAGAACGGAGTGGCACCGATGGCGGCGCGGTGA
- the xrtA gene encoding exosortase A produces the protein MSAPEDQVRQQAGGVALAVPAAGVSRETVIRLAVLAAALVALVATYRDTVGSMIEIWGRSDTFAHGYLIVPIACWLIWRERERLRGLPLTHSLLGMAAAAAAGFAWLLGELASVASVSQFAFVGMAVALVWAVMGTRVARALAFPLGFLFFLVPFGEFLFPAMMDRTTDFIIWGLRASGVPVYAEGRSLVIPSGHWEVVEGCSGVRYLIASVVVGSLYAYLTYRSLLRRLIFVALSVVLPIIANWLRAYGIVLLAHMSDNRIAAGVDHLIYGWVFFGLVMMLLFWVGARWREDALYDASAPRAVVTAGGSATRSSWFVAPMPVVAVALVLLWPPLLGVLNAQGAHGPVSLAGPQSGGGWQRVASDRIPDWKPHYSGMRGELRESWANGNVPIGLYVAYYRNQGPGEELVNSENRVLKYKDRQWSVAAHRDLPVQVGGREVNVLSTEIVNGATDRLLIWHWYWIDGHWTTSEYAAKLYQTLARLRGRGDDSAAVMIYTSLGEGERSAAETALASFLRDKGSELGDSLALAMGR, from the coding sequence ATGAGCGCGCCGGAAGACCAAGTGCGGCAGCAGGCCGGCGGCGTTGCACTTGCGGTGCCCGCGGCCGGTGTTTCGCGCGAGACGGTAATCCGTCTCGCGGTGCTTGCGGCGGCGCTTGTCGCACTCGTCGCGACCTACCGCGACACGGTCGGATCCATGATTGAGATCTGGGGCCGCTCCGACACCTTCGCGCACGGCTACCTCATCGTGCCGATCGCGTGCTGGCTGATTTGGCGCGAACGTGAGCGGCTGCGCGGGCTGCCGCTGACCCATTCTCTGCTCGGCATGGCGGCCGCAGCCGCGGCAGGTTTCGCATGGCTGCTCGGCGAACTCGCGAGCGTCGCTAGCGTGTCGCAGTTTGCCTTCGTCGGCATGGCTGTGGCGTTGGTTTGGGCTGTCATGGGGACGCGGGTCGCGCGTGCGCTGGCTTTTCCGCTGGGGTTCCTGTTCTTCCTCGTGCCCTTCGGTGAATTCCTGTTCCCGGCGATGATGGATCGGACTACCGACTTCATCATCTGGGGATTGCGCGCCTCGGGCGTGCCGGTTTACGCGGAGGGGCGCAGTCTGGTGATTCCGTCGGGGCATTGGGAGGTCGTCGAGGGCTGCAGCGGGGTGCGCTATCTGATCGCGTCCGTGGTGGTTGGCAGCCTGTATGCGTACCTCACCTACCGTTCGCTGCTCCGGCGCCTGATCTTCGTCGCGCTGTCTGTGGTGCTGCCCATCATTGCGAACTGGCTCAGGGCTTACGGCATCGTGCTGCTCGCGCACATGAGCGACAACCGCATTGCCGCTGGTGTCGATCACCTCATCTATGGCTGGGTATTCTTCGGGCTGGTCATGATGCTCTTGTTCTGGGTCGGGGCACGCTGGCGCGAGGATGCGCTTTACGATGCGTCGGCGCCGCGTGCAGTGGTCACTGCGGGCGGCTCCGCCACCAGGTCGTCGTGGTTCGTGGCGCCGATGCCGGTCGTCGCGGTTGCTCTGGTGCTGTTGTGGCCGCCGTTGCTCGGCGTGCTCAACGCGCAAGGTGCGCACGGGCCGGTGAGCCTTGCCGGGCCGCAGTCCGGCGGGGGCTGGCAGCGTGTTGCGAGCGACCGCATTCCCGACTGGAAGCCGCATTACTCGGGTATGCGCGGTGAACTGCGCGAATCATGGGCGAATGGCAATGTGCCGATCGGGCTGTACGTTGCCTACTACCGCAATCAGGGGCCCGGCGAGGAACTCGTCAATTCCGAAAACCGGGTGCTGAAGTACAAAGACAGGCAATGGAGCGTGGCGGCACATCGGGATCTGCCGGTGCAGGTCGGCGGGCGTGAGGTGAATGTGCTCAGCACCGAAATCGTCAATGGCGCCACCGATCGGCTGCTGATCTGGCACTGGTACTGGATCGACGGACATTGGACGACCAGTGAATACGCCGCAAAGCTTTACCAGACGCTGGCACGCTTGCGCGGGCGCGGCGACGATTCGGCCGCCGTCATGATCTATACGTCGCTGGGCGAAGGGGAGCGAAGCGCGGCCGAGACCGCACTCGCGTCATTCCTGCGGGACAAGGGGAGCGAGTTGGGTGACTCCCTCGCTCTGGCGATGGGGCGTTAG
- a CDS encoding TIGR04063 family PEP-CTERM/XrtA system glycosyltransferase, giving the protein MKILHVFDHSIPLHSGYTFRSAAILREQRALGWETFHVTSPKQGVTAALEEDVDGLRFFRTPPVSAATPVLRETALMRALRKRIVEVATTLRPDVIHAHSPVLNVLPALSAGRRLGIPVVYEIRAFWEDAAVDHGTAREQGLRYRMTHALETWALKRVDHVFTICEGLRSDIVGRGISAERVTVIPNAVDIESFQLSGEPDAALKSRLGLEGKTVVGFVGSFYAYEGLDLLLEAVPALLQRLPDLRVLLVGGGPQEASLKARAERLGIADRVIFTGRVPHDEVSRYYDLIDLLAYPRHSMRLTELVTPLKPLEAMAQGRVFVASDVGGHKELVRDGVTGRLFRAGNPQALAEAVVDMLAKRGQWGDYRVAGRRFVESERNWRKSVGAYRVPYARLAGAT; this is encoded by the coding sequence ATGAAAATCCTGCACGTCTTCGATCATTCGATCCCCTTGCATAGCGGCTACACCTTCCGCTCCGCGGCGATCCTGCGCGAACAGCGTGCGCTGGGTTGGGAAACCTTCCACGTGACTTCGCCGAAGCAGGGCGTGACCGCCGCCTTGGAAGAAGACGTCGACGGTCTCCGATTTTTCCGCACGCCGCCCGTCTCGGCGGCGACGCCCGTGCTCCGCGAGACGGCACTGATGCGGGCGTTGCGAAAGCGAATCGTCGAGGTGGCCACGACGCTGCGGCCGGACGTGATTCATGCGCATTCGCCGGTGCTGAACGTGCTGCCAGCCCTGAGCGCCGGCCGTCGGCTGGGCATCCCCGTCGTCTATGAGATCCGGGCGTTCTGGGAGGACGCCGCGGTCGACCATGGCACGGCACGCGAGCAGGGGCTGCGTTATCGCATGACGCATGCGCTGGAAACCTGGGCATTGAAGCGGGTCGATCACGTTTTCACGATCTGCGAGGGATTGCGCTCCGACATCGTCGGACGGGGGATCTCCGCCGAGCGCGTCACCGTGATTCCCAACGCGGTCGATATCGAATCCTTCCAGCTCTCGGGCGAGCCCGACGCGGCGCTGAAATCCCGTCTCGGGCTGGAGGGCAAGACGGTCGTCGGCTTCGTCGGTTCGTTCTACGCCTATGAGGGCCTGGACCTGCTGCTCGAAGCGGTGCCCGCGTTGCTGCAACGTCTGCCCGACCTGCGCGTTCTGCTGGTCGGCGGCGGCCCGCAGGAGGCGAGCCTGAAGGCCCGGGCCGAGCGGCTGGGGATCGCCGACCGTGTAATCTTCACCGGCCGCGTGCCGCATGACGAGGTGAGTCGCTACTACGATCTCATCGACCTGCTGGCCTACCCGCGGCACTCGATGCGCCTGACGGAACTGGTGACACCGCTGAAGCCCCTCGAGGCGATGGCGCAGGGGCGGGTCTTCGTCGCCTCCGATGTCGGTGGCCACAAGGAACTCGTGCGTGATGGCGTGACCGGGCGACTGTTCCGTGCGGGGAATCCGCAGGCGCTCGCCGAGGCGGTCGTCGACATGCTGGCCAAGCGGGGCCAGTGGGGCGACTACCGGGTCGCGGGGCGGCGCTTCGTCGAGTCCGAGCGCAATTGGCGCAAGAGCGTCGGGGCGTATCGTGTGCCCTATGCGCGGCTGGCGGGGGCGACATGA